A window from Criblamydia sequanensis CRIB-18 encodes these proteins:
- a CDS encoding PLP-dependent cysteine synthase family protein, producing the protein MLMPKMPTILDTIGNTPLVRLQKLPPKEIDLLVKLEFYNPGASIKDRIVKYIIDQAEKNGDLKPGGTIIENTSGNTGAAAAMISAIKGYRCVLTMPDKVSQEKQNALKAFGAEIIVCPTSAPPDSPDHYVNKAKSLAKEIPNSFRINQYDNPDNPKAHYLTTGPEIWEQTGGRIDYFIASASTGGTISGAGRYLKEKNPNLKIVMPDPEGSIFAHYFKTGKIPEGGNCNYQLEGIGEDHLTKAMDFSIVDEVITVKDADAFRTGRKLAREEGILAGGSSGANVFIALEIAKKLKSGAVIVTILPDSGLKYLSKMFDDDWMEKHDLLELATGKPSK; encoded by the coding sequence ATGCTAATGCCTAAGATGCCGACTATACTAGATACCATAGGAAATACGCCTCTTGTAAGATTACAAAAATTGCCGCCGAAAGAAATCGACCTTCTTGTTAAACTTGAGTTTTATAACCCTGGCGCTAGCATTAAAGACAGGATTGTAAAGTATATCATTGATCAGGCGGAAAAAAATGGCGACCTAAAACCGGGCGGTACCATCATTGAAAATACGTCCGGAAATACGGGCGCTGCAGCCGCCATGATTTCAGCCATTAAAGGCTACCGCTGCGTATTGACCATGCCTGATAAAGTCAGTCAGGAAAAGCAAAACGCTCTTAAAGCTTTTGGGGCAGAGATTATCGTCTGTCCGACAAGCGCTCCCCCTGACTCACCGGATCATTATGTGAATAAAGCTAAAAGTCTTGCAAAAGAGATCCCCAATAGCTTTCGAATCAATCAATATGATAACCCGGATAACCCAAAGGCCCACTATTTGACAACAGGGCCTGAAATCTGGGAGCAAACGGGGGGAAGAATTGATTATTTTATAGCTAGCGCAAGCACAGGCGGGACAATTAGCGGGGCGGGACGCTATTTAAAAGAGAAAAATCCAAATCTTAAAATTGTCATGCCGGATCCTGAAGGCTCTATTTTTGCCCATTACTTCAAGACGGGAAAAATTCCTGAAGGCGGCAATTGCAACTATCAGTTGGAAGGCATTGGAGAAGACCATTTGACAAAAGCCATGGACTTTTCTATTGTAGATGAGGTCATCACAGTAAAAGATGCGGACGCCTTTAGAACGGGGCGTAAACTTGCGCGCGAAGAAGGAATTTTAGCCGGAGGTTCTAGCGGCGCCAATGTTTTTATAGCTCTTGAGATTGCTAAAAAACTGAAAAGTGGCGCCGTCATTGTAACTATTTTACCGGATTCCGGTCTTAAATACTTAAGCAAAATGTTTGATGATGATTGGATGGAAAAGCACGATTTATTAGAACTGGCAACCGGAAAACCCTCAAAATGA
- a CDS encoding trans-sulfuration enzyme family protein, whose protein sequence is MKFSTKAIHTGIESDPMTGAIMPPIYMTSTYEQEEPSVHKGYDYTRAGNPNFTILEKQIASLEKGKYATIFSSGLGALSALLSTFKQGDKVIALEGLYGGTFRLLDKVFSKFGIDYKLVSYADEKGLEAALEEKPALFLFETPTNPLLGIHDIAKLSKKAKKHGVLTLVDNTFATPYFQNPLELGADLVWHSTTKYIGGHSDIIGGAMVVNDKDLKQKLDFARMSVGLNPSPFDAWLLSRSIKTLALRMEKHESNAKKIADFLSSHKLISQVYYPGLTTHKDHEIAAKQMSGFSGIVSAEFNLSLDDMHYLISNFELFKLAESLGGIESLVCHPATMTHASIPKEIREAMGITDGLVRFSIGVEDSEDLLNDLKNSLSSIQKKLIAK, encoded by the coding sequence ATGAAATTTTCAACAAAAGCCATTCATACAGGCATCGAAAGCGACCCGATGACAGGGGCGATTATGCCTCCAATTTACATGACATCAACTTATGAACAAGAAGAGCCAAGCGTACATAAAGGCTATGATTACACAAGAGCCGGAAATCCGAACTTCACTATTCTTGAGAAACAAATAGCCTCTCTTGAAAAAGGGAAATACGCAACGATTTTCTCGTCTGGCCTGGGCGCTCTTTCCGCCCTTCTTTCGACTTTTAAACAAGGCGACAAGGTTATTGCTCTAGAAGGACTCTATGGAGGCACATTCAGGCTTTTAGATAAGGTTTTTTCTAAATTCGGCATAGACTATAAGCTTGTTTCTTATGCGGATGAAAAAGGGCTAGAGGCTGCATTAGAAGAAAAACCGGCTCTTTTTCTTTTTGAAACGCCGACAAATCCCTTGCTTGGGATTCACGACATAGCGAAGTTATCAAAAAAAGCTAAAAAGCATGGGGTTTTGACATTAGTCGATAATACTTTCGCAACCCCCTACTTTCAAAATCCGCTAGAGCTTGGAGCCGATCTTGTTTGGCATAGCACGACAAAATATATCGGAGGCCATTCTGATATTATTGGCGGGGCAATGGTCGTTAACGACAAGGATTTAAAGCAAAAATTGGATTTTGCCAGGATGTCTGTCGGCTTAAATCCAAGTCCTTTTGATGCTTGGCTTTTATCAAGAAGCATTAAAACTTTAGCGCTTCGAATGGAAAAACATGAAAGCAACGCTAAAAAAATTGCCGATTTTTTAAGCTCGCATAAGCTGATTTCCCAAGTCTACTACCCGGGACTTACAACTCATAAAGACCATGAGATTGCGGCAAAGCAGATGAGCGGCTTTAGCGGAATAGTTTCAGCTGAATTTAACCTTTCCCTTGACGACATGCATTATCTTATTTCCAATTTTGAGTTGTTTAAGCTTGCGGAAAGCCTCGGAGGCATAGAATCTCTTGTCTGCCACCCGGCTACCATGACACACGCCTCTATTCCTAAAGAAATCCGGGAAGCCATGGGGATTACAGATGGCCTTGTCCGCTTTTCAATTGGTGTAGAAGATAGTGAGGATCTTTTAAACGATTTAAAAAATAGTCTTTCATCGATCCAGAAAAAACTCATCGCAAAATAG
- a CDS encoding glycine C-acetyltransferase yields the protein MSNLFYEHLEKEINGLKSSGLYKEERVITSPQSGSIISQNKKVLNLCSNNYLGLADDKEVIDAAKEGLDHYGFGLSSVRFICGTQDVHKELEKDLSEFLKTEDTILYPSCFDANGGLFETLFGPEDAIISDELNHASIIDGIRLSKAARFRYKNNDMADLKEKLEEAKSSRFKVIATDGVFSMDGTIAKLNEIVPLARKYDALIMVDDCHAVGFMGEMGRGTHEYWNVMGEIDIITGTLGKALGGASGGYTSGKKPLVDWLRQRSRPYLFSNTLAPCIAKASLEVLNIVKNRPELRQKLWDNTRFFRESMNKLGFNIIQGNHPICPIMLGDATLAGNFAKRMLEEGVYVIGFSYPVVPQGKARIRTQMSAALDKSQLEKALAAFEKVGKELKII from the coding sequence ATGAGTAATCTTTTTTATGAACACCTCGAGAAAGAAATAAATGGGCTTAAATCAAGCGGTCTTTACAAAGAAGAGCGTGTGATCACCTCTCCTCAAAGCGGTTCAATTATTTCTCAGAATAAAAAAGTGCTTAACCTTTGCTCCAATAATTATCTGGGTTTAGCCGATGATAAGGAAGTCATAGATGCGGCCAAAGAGGGACTTGATCATTATGGCTTTGGACTCTCCTCCGTTCGTTTTATCTGCGGCACTCAAGATGTTCATAAGGAATTAGAAAAGGACTTGTCAGAATTTTTAAAGACTGAAGACACCATCCTCTACCCTTCCTGCTTTGATGCCAATGGGGGTCTTTTTGAAACTCTTTTCGGACCGGAAGACGCCATCATAAGCGATGAGCTTAACCACGCAAGCATAATTGATGGCATTAGGCTCTCGAAAGCTGCCCGTTTTCGCTATAAAAACAATGATATGGCGGATCTGAAAGAAAAGTTAGAAGAAGCAAAATCCTCAAGATTTAAAGTCATTGCCACCGATGGTGTTTTTTCTATGGATGGCACCATCGCTAAGCTCAATGAAATTGTTCCCTTAGCCAGAAAATATGATGCCCTTATTATGGTAGATGACTGCCATGCGGTTGGTTTTATGGGAGAAATGGGTCGCGGCACCCATGAATACTGGAATGTGATGGGTGAGATCGATATCATCACGGGTACTCTTGGAAAAGCTTTAGGCGGAGCCTCCGGCGGGTACACTTCCGGGAAAAAGCCATTAGTAGATTGGCTTCGTCAAAGGTCAAGGCCCTATCTTTTCTCAAACACACTCGCTCCCTGCATTGCAAAAGCTTCTTTAGAAGTTTTAAATATCGTAAAAAATAGGCCGGAACTTCGTCAAAAGCTTTGGGACAACACCCGCTTTTTTAGAGAAAGCATGAATAAACTCGGGTTTAATATAATCCAGGGCAACCATCCTATTTGTCCGATTATGCTAGGCGATGCAACCCTGGCCGGAAATTTTGCAAAAAGAATGCTTGAAGAAGGGGTTTATGTCATTGGCTTTAGCTACCCGGTCGTCCCGCAAGGAAAAGCCCGTATCAGAACTCAAATGTCTGCCGCCCTTGATAAATCACAGCTTGAAAAAGCACTTGCCGCCTTTGAAAAAGTCGGCAAAGAATTGAAGATCATTTAA
- a CDS encoding SixA phosphatase family protein, translated as MKHFFIMRHADAKSSSLFQDADRPLSEKGISQQAEVISKMKERSHIPDAIYCSPLRRAIETAELVSQEFELSPQILEELGDFSNVDFLISKLMLLESNSNLIIGHAPQLVELVERLTGKNLTQSFETSGYFHLIFQENLSLGKAIFEGYYSSL; from the coding sequence ATGAAGCATTTTTTTATCATGCGTCACGCAGACGCTAAATCTAGCAGCCTATTTCAAGATGCAGACCGGCCTCTTTCAGAAAAAGGAATAAGTCAACAAGCCGAAGTGATTTCTAAAATGAAAGAGAGGTCTCATATTCCTGACGCTATCTATTGTTCTCCCTTGAGAAGGGCCATAGAAACGGCAGAGCTTGTTTCTCAAGAATTTGAGCTTTCTCCTCAGATTCTTGAAGAACTCGGGGATTTTTCTAATGTGGATTTTTTAATTTCGAAGCTTATGCTTCTAGAATCAAACTCCAATCTTATTATTGGTCATGCTCCCCAGCTTGTCGAGTTAGTAGAACGGTTGACAGGAAAAAATCTGACCCAATCCTTTGAAACAAGCGGCTACTTTCATTTGATCTTTCAAGAGAATCTTTCTCTCGGTAAAGCCATTTTCGAGGGGTATTATTCCTCTCTTTAG
- a CDS encoding SPFH domain-containing protein, with the protein MQKMQGGYQSYTPLEMQDESSSDRVYRYDRDTGINPDIGVFDMEREDEEFKVPLALRIWSCVASVLTFPLNIPCMITQVNPGEDKVVTRCGYVTSVLRRPGPHLVDPFTSIIPVDMKLDILEITKTSVNDLGGNPLIVSAQFSYRVQDSLSSIYTSTNPKKYLIEQGASTLKAVLSSYPFDKGEDHKGPCLRKHSDEIENHLKYFLQEIVRRVGIKIEKFRLLSVTYDPLVEKLLLAKQEAEAEVIATQAIATGTVGIIQKIFQDLKGIGHELDESDRSQLAKQLTLMLVNRGGSTNLTLIQGSTPPSLKGKEKGN; encoded by the coding sequence ATGCAAAAAATGCAAGGCGGCTATCAATCATATACCCCATTAGAAATGCAGGATGAATCAAGCTCAGATAGGGTTTATCGCTACGATAGGGATACCGGAATTAATCCTGATATCGGAGTTTTTGATATGGAAAGAGAGGATGAAGAATTTAAAGTGCCTCTTGCGCTTCGCATTTGGTCGTGTGTGGCTTCCGTATTAACTTTTCCCCTAAACATACCTTGCATGATTACCCAAGTCAACCCGGGTGAAGATAAAGTGGTGACTCGGTGCGGTTATGTGACTAGCGTTTTGAGAAGGCCAGGCCCTCATCTTGTAGATCCTTTTACTTCTATAATACCTGTAGACATGAAATTAGATATTCTCGAAATTACTAAGACCTCTGTCAATGACCTAGGGGGAAATCCCCTTATTGTGTCAGCACAATTCTCCTATCGGGTACAAGATTCTCTTTCTTCAATTTACACATCAACCAATCCAAAAAAATATTTAATCGAACAGGGAGCTTCTACCTTAAAAGCAGTGCTTTCTAGTTACCCCTTTGATAAGGGAGAAGATCACAAAGGCCCTTGTTTAAGGAAGCATTCAGATGAAATTGAAAATCATCTAAAATATTTTTTACAAGAGATTGTTAGGAGAGTCGGCATAAAAATTGAAAAATTTAGGTTATTAAGTGTCACTTATGACCCCTTAGTAGAAAAGTTGCTTCTTGCAAAGCAAGAAGCGGAAGCGGAAGTGATCGCAACCCAAGCTATTGCTACAGGAACTGTTGGTATCATTCAAAAAATATTTCAAGACTTAAAAGGAATAGGCCATGAATTGGATGAGTCGGATAGAAGCCAACTTGCGAAGCAGCTCACCTTGATGCTTGTCAATCGCGGCGGAAGCACTAATCTAACTTTGATTCAGGGTTCAACTCCTCCTTCTCTCAAAGGTAAAGAAAAAGGAAATTAA
- a CDS encoding SPFH domain-containing protein has protein sequence MNIQESPNGGAQVSVQEKTVTLMKSRKNQELRGPWESISNLTKCLFLFCNPCLNYREVVDRNHEYIVIRGGIPTKIIREQGVQAGYGEVKKIDNRIYTIIIPQLVNDKLGMPFRVEVSLRYHITNSLQATYQSRDYHSYVKKSSKEAIFAVLTRTGRDKWTSMDVELRLKGALQQEIEKVGLSVYRIFVQKAVYDTKLQSQLRVKQAADSYILAQKAICEGASRNLKELLEAFSHQGIELSDTEIKLLIIKMIQQNALKPNSIDFYEVDSNPVIDPLIPGTLTMNK, from the coding sequence GTGAATATACAAGAAAGTCCTAACGGGGGAGCGCAAGTAAGTGTCCAGGAAAAAACCGTAACTTTAATGAAGTCACGAAAAAATCAAGAGCTTCGAGGGCCTTGGGAATCTATTTCAAATTTAACAAAGTGCTTATTTTTGTTTTGCAACCCTTGTTTAAATTACAGGGAAGTGGTGGATAGAAATCATGAATACATAGTGATCAGAGGGGGTATCCCTACAAAAATAATCAGAGAGCAAGGGGTTCAGGCGGGATATGGAGAGGTAAAAAAAATAGATAATCGAATTTACACCATTATTATTCCTCAGTTAGTTAACGATAAACTTGGCATGCCCTTTAGAGTTGAGGTGAGCTTAAGATACCATATCACCAATTCGCTTCAAGCGACTTATCAATCTAGAGATTACCATTCCTATGTTAAAAAAAGCTCTAAAGAAGCGATATTTGCAGTTCTTACACGAACTGGTCGAGATAAGTGGACTTCTATGGATGTCGAGTTGCGCCTTAAAGGAGCCCTACAGCAAGAGATTGAAAAAGTTGGTTTAAGCGTGTATAGAATTTTTGTGCAAAAAGCGGTCTATGACACCAAGTTGCAGAGTCAACTAAGGGTTAAACAAGCAGCTGATAGCTATATTCTTGCACAAAAAGCTATTTGCGAAGGGGCTTCTAGAAATTTAAAAGAGCTTTTAGAGGCATTCTCGCATCAAGGTATAGAGCTAAGCGATACTGAGATAAAGTTACTCATTATTAAGATGATACAGCAAAATGCCTTAAAACCGAATTCTATCGATTTTTATGAAGTTGATTCAAACCCGGTTATCGATCCTCTAATTCCCGGAACATTGACAATGAATAAATAA